The Candidatus Nitrosocosmicus franklandus genome contains a region encoding:
- the spt4 gene encoding transcription elongation factor subunit Spt4, with protein MVKEVACKKCKALTTGKMCPVCKSTELTKDWFGIMLILEPKKSKVATTLEITVPHKYALKVT; from the coding sequence TTGGTAAAAGAAGTTGCATGTAAGAAATGTAAAGCACTGACAACAGGTAAAATGTGTCCGGTTTGTAAATCTACAGAACTAACAAAAGACTGGTTTGGAATCATGTTAATACTCGAACCCAAAAAATCAAAGGTTGCAACAACTTTGGAAATAACAGTTCCCCACAAATATGCTCTAAAAGTAACATAA
- a CDS encoding GTP-dependent dephospho-CoA kinase family protein — translation MILDPTKLDVLKKPFGILIKDDEVTAKTVTEILSQAQQVVAVGDTTTERLVGFGIIPYISVTDCKEKRVVKTSKFEYPVDKTIRFQNKPGELSEQVVREIRELVLANANDDMKTRIRILIDGEEDLVALPFFMYSPNDWMICYGQPNEGLVIVHVTEDSRKRAASIFNKVFI, via the coding sequence ATGATACTGGATCCAACAAAATTAGATGTACTAAAAAAGCCCTTTGGGATCTTGATAAAAGATGATGAAGTTACTGCTAAAACGGTAACAGAAATATTGAGCCAAGCACAACAGGTCGTAGCAGTTGGTGATACAACTACAGAAAGGTTGGTTGGATTTGGAATTATACCTTACATTTCAGTTACAGACTGTAAAGAAAAGAGGGTTGTAAAGACCTCAAAATTTGAATACCCTGTGGATAAAACAATCCGTTTTCAAAACAAACCCGGAGAATTATCAGAGCAGGTAGTCAGGGAGATAAGGGAATTAGTTTTGGCCAATGCCAATGATGATATGAAAACCAGAATTCGGATACTTATCGATGGAGAAGAGGATCTTGTAGCTCTTCCATTTTTTATGTATTCTCCAAACGATTGGATGATTTGTTACGGACAACCAAATGAGGGTTTGGTTATTGTTCACGTAACAGAGGATTCAAGGAAGAGGGCTGCGTCAATATTTAATAAAGTGTTTATTTAA
- a CDS encoding MarR family transcriptional regulator, giving the protein MGNKIPHAIRIQVLNGLLSGTSHSDIAFSLGISKGTVSNILNECRKQGVVDIDLLRSFARKMKDQGLELNDLAFSLHLRNMLKILELSEEKLDEFLLALSIYNYKNNIQNPEKFIKEVKKVSDYVARLDVSIFDLVDYIEERKVELKKLEIEIYSAKMDLGMLKYRQKQIESHIKRASNNKTIENNTSIL; this is encoded by the coding sequence ATGGGAAACAAAATTCCTCATGCTATAAGGATACAAGTGTTAAACGGATTGCTGTCTGGCACTTCACACAGCGATATAGCTTTTAGTTTAGGTATTTCGAAGGGGACAGTGTCCAACATCCTTAACGAGTGCAGAAAACAGGGCGTAGTAGACATAGATTTGTTAAGAAGCTTTGCACGTAAAATGAAAGATCAAGGTCTTGAGCTAAATGATCTTGCCTTCTCATTGCATCTAAGGAACATGTTAAAAATTTTGGAATTATCTGAGGAAAAACTGGACGAATTCTTACTGGCACTGAGTATATATAACTATAAAAATAATATTCAAAACCCTGAAAAATTTATCAAAGAAGTGAAAAAAGTCTCTGACTATGTTGCTCGATTGGATGTATCCATTTTTGATCTTGTCGATTACATTGAAGAAAGAAAAGTTGAACTAAAGAAATTAGAAATAGAGATCTATTCCGCAAAAATGGATTTGGGAATGTTAAAGTATAGACAAAAGCAAATAGAGTCACATATCAAAAGAGCTAGTAATAACAAAACCATTGAAAATAATACAAGTATTCTATAA
- a CDS encoding DNA-directed RNA polymerase: MFAIAHMSDVVRIPPSKLTNSLKSTAIGILKEKYESMVSADLGYVIQIIDAETNAVGKVIAGDGATYHKVNFTALTFYPKLHEVVEGEVVEITDFGAFVRIGPTDALLHLSQITDDYLKSDVKQGLILSNQSEKTLRIGSKIRARITAISLGKSASMGKIGITCRQPFLGALEWVEKEIRRAQGESSSSKESKEGSGSTGDNKATAEAKSGKKDKR, from the coding sequence ATGTTTGCTATAGCACATATGTCCGACGTAGTGAGAATCCCCCCAAGTAAGCTAACTAATTCTCTAAAATCAACAGCTATTGGAATTTTAAAGGAAAAATATGAAAGTATGGTTAGCGCTGATCTCGGTTATGTTATTCAAATAATTGATGCAGAGACCAATGCCGTGGGAAAAGTGATTGCGGGCGATGGTGCTACTTATCACAAGGTTAATTTCACGGCCCTGACATTTTATCCAAAGCTTCACGAGGTAGTTGAGGGTGAAGTAGTCGAAATTACTGATTTTGGTGCGTTTGTCAGGATAGGACCTACTGATGCACTACTACATTTGTCACAAATTACAGACGATTATTTGAAAAGTGATGTAAAACAGGGTTTGATATTATCAAACCAATCTGAAAAAACGCTTCGGATTGGGTCCAAAATCCGTGCGAGGATAACTGCGATAAGTTTGGGCAAGAGTGCATCTATGGGTAAGATCGGTATAACTTGTAGGCAGCCGTTTTTGGGCGCCCTGGAATGGGTAGAGAAAGAAATAAGACGTGCACAGGGAGAAAGCAGTAGTAGTAAGGAAAGCAAGGAAGGCTCCGGCAGTACAGGAGATAATAAAGCTACTGCAGAGGCCAAATCAGGAAAAAAAGACAAAAGATAA
- a CDS encoding iron-containing alcohol dehydrogenase: MWKILIPKKIAYGENAAKEFDYPDNALIITTTESKIYEKWIEYMGIKNYTIYDKVTPDPAIETIESIKAEFEGKNISCYIGLGGGSSMDVCKYLSKLTGIPKILIPTTFGTGAEMTTYAVISFDHKKKLLQDEAFLADAAIVDPYFLPGTPFNIMRNSACDAAAQASEGYDSKLANPLTKLFCKEAFDILEDAIINDKPELLPYGAMLSGIGFGNSSTTLGHALSYVFSNEGVPHGYALSSCTTVAHKFNNSQYTERFKKICQKLKFEPLKLKLPLDEAADVIMPDRGHLDNNPRDVSKEDIIKCLDEIVNSNPLA; the protein is encoded by the coding sequence GTGTGGAAGATTTTAATTCCAAAGAAAATTGCATACGGGGAAAATGCAGCAAAGGAGTTTGACTACCCTGACAACGCATTGATTATAACAACTACTGAAAGCAAGATTTACGAAAAATGGATAGAGTATATGGGCATAAAAAATTATACTATTTACGATAAGGTGACTCCAGACCCGGCTATAGAGACAATTGAATCTATCAAGGCAGAGTTTGAGGGGAAGAATATTTCTTGCTACATTGGATTGGGAGGAGGAAGCTCAATGGATGTCTGTAAATATCTAAGTAAATTAACCGGAATTCCTAAGATATTGATTCCAACTACTTTTGGAACTGGGGCTGAAATGACTACATATGCTGTCATTAGCTTTGATCATAAGAAAAAACTATTACAAGATGAGGCATTTTTGGCCGATGCAGCTATAGTTGATCCTTATTTCTTACCTGGTACACCTTTCAATATAATGCGCAATTCTGCCTGTGATGCAGCTGCACAGGCATCTGAGGGATATGATAGTAAACTTGCAAATCCTTTAACCAAATTATTCTGCAAAGAAGCCTTTGACATATTGGAAGATGCTATAATTAACGACAAACCTGAATTGTTGCCATACGGTGCCATGTTGTCGGGCATCGGCTTTGGTAATTCATCGACCACTTTGGGACATGCACTTTCTTATGTATTTTCCAATGAGGGGGTTCCTCATGGATACGCACTTTCTTCGTGTACAACTGTAGCCCACAAATTTAATAATTCTCAGTATACTGAGAGATTCAAGAAAATATGTCAAAAATTGAAATTTGAACCCTTGAAGCTAAAACTACCACTTGATGAGGCAGCCGATGTTATCATGCCCGATAGGGGACACCTAGACAATAATCCACGAGATGTTTCGAAGGAAGACATCATTAAATGCTTGGATGAGATAGTAAATAGCAATCCACTTGCATAA
- a CDS encoding adenylate/guanylate cyclase domain-containing protein — protein MQLDIDLEEVTDVIKNVNDKKERENNSRLISKAKINDLSVFHVDALIDIQKVISASQSSMWKALRADPIFTAPFEETQEILSEYNYDKIKLIILNIDIVGSTKLSMNLPIERVSKIIQTFTQEMTKIIRLYGGYVLKYIGDAIIGFFNVNSDHLYTFCINAINCARTMIKVINQGFNPVFAQYDYPELGVRIGIDYGENVIVKYYPHVDKINDLSKYDYKTIQKSSDIISAKKPVYDILGYTISIASKMTAYARVNHIIVGQLIYDVLSKEEQEYFSVVDINPENWNYISDVTGSVYKLYQNRA, from the coding sequence TTGCAACTAGATATTGACCTAGAGGAAGTCACAGATGTCATTAAGAATGTAAATGATAAGAAAGAAAGAGAAAACAACAGTAGATTAATAAGCAAAGCTAAAATAAACGACCTCTCCGTTTTCCACGTTGATGCTCTGATCGATATTCAAAAGGTTATTTCTGCTTCTCAATCAAGCATGTGGAAGGCCCTAAGGGCAGATCCTATTTTCACCGCCCCCTTCGAAGAAACACAAGAAATTCTAAGTGAGTATAATTATGACAAAATCAAACTGATAATTTTGAATATCGATATAGTAGGCTCAACAAAACTCTCAATGAACCTTCCCATCGAACGAGTTTCAAAAATCATACAGACATTTACTCAAGAAATGACAAAAATTATCCGTCTTTATGGTGGATATGTGCTAAAATACATAGGCGATGCAATAATTGGTTTTTTCAACGTAAATTCGGATCATCTATACACATTTTGTATTAATGCTATTAATTGCGCTCGCACAATGATAAAAGTGATTAATCAAGGATTTAATCCAGTGTTTGCACAATACGATTATCCAGAGCTTGGAGTTAGGATAGGAATAGATTACGGTGAGAACGTGATCGTAAAGTATTATCCACATGTAGACAAGATAAATGATTTATCAAAATATGATTATAAAACCATCCAAAAGAGCAGCGACATAATTTCAGCAAAGAAACCAGTTTACGACATATTAGGGTATACCATTAGTATTGCTTCAAAAATGACAGCATATGCACGAGTCAATCACATAATTGTTGGTCAGCTCATATATGACGTTCTATCCAAAGAGGAACAAGAATACTTTTCTGTAGTGGATATCAATCCTGAAAATTGGAACTATATTAGTGATGTAACAGGTTCTGTTTACAAACTATACCAAAACAGAGCATGA
- a CDS encoding SRPBCC family protein — translation MTTIKKSMEIAAPLNEVFTYFARPEHMADQFPENMGLNVIPLEVKNGFGVGTIFRISGDFDGKKLEWDCETIDYIPHKKIVAKMIEGPFKHWQITVDFEELGEKKTRTSLTVDYDMPMGPLGGLIDKVKLKKIAERGMENGLYRVKALLEGTGSIPVYITLEAYRKVLKEKELRKCSVSEAIVAIINQNEKATATAAQV, via the coding sequence ATGACTACCATTAAGAAAAGTATGGAAATTGCCGCACCATTGAACGAGGTTTTTACTTATTTTGCAAGGCCAGAACACATGGCAGATCAATTTCCAGAAAATATGGGTCTAAATGTAATTCCCTTGGAAGTTAAAAATGGATTTGGAGTAGGAACAATCTTCAGGATAAGTGGAGATTTTGACGGTAAAAAACTAGAATGGGATTGTGAAACTATCGATTATATTCCACATAAGAAAATAGTCGCTAAAATGATTGAGGGGCCTTTCAAACACTGGCAAATTACTGTGGACTTTGAAGAATTGGGAGAAAAAAAGACCAGAACTTCTCTTACAGTCGACTATGACATGCCTATGGGTCCATTAGGAGGCTTGATAGACAAGGTCAAATTAAAGAAAATAGCTGAAAGAGGTATGGAAAATGGTTTGTATCGTGTTAAAGCACTGTTAGAGGGAACCGGTTCAATTCCTGTATACATTACCCTCGAAGCCTATCGAAAGGTTTTGAAAGAAAAAGAGCTCAGAAAGTGTTCGGTTTCTGAAGCTATAGTTGCGATTATCAATCAAAACGAAAAGGCAACAGCAACAGCAGCTCAAGTCTAG
- the nadC gene encoding carboxylating nicotinate-nucleotide diphosphorylase, giving the protein MKNFDTIYNYDNLKGNFFFNSELELRAILANFLKEDIGTGDITSNLLIPKEIESSGTIVCKTKDNTKSIVASGLKEAILVFEICGCKATPLVEDGSIISTGTEIMSVNGSARSILKAERTALNIIMRMSGISTKTRQFVDKLDDLAQVVRIASTRKTAPGLRYFDKKAVILGGGISHRTRMDQLILIKDNHISIVGSVRKAIELAKRAYGNNRIIECEVVDQNGIFEAIRSGADIVMLDNFTPERVRGSLEEVKKAGLRDKIIIEISGGINYDNIYDYASSRPDVISIGSLTHSVESIDYSLEISSR; this is encoded by the coding sequence TTGAAAAATTTTGATACTATTTACAATTATGATAACCTAAAGGGAAATTTTTTTTTCAATTCCGAATTAGAATTAAGAGCCATTTTAGCTAATTTTTTAAAAGAGGATATTGGGACAGGTGATATCACTAGTAATTTGTTAATTCCAAAGGAAATAGAATCGTCAGGAACTATAGTATGTAAGACAAAAGATAATACCAAGTCTATTGTAGCAAGCGGTCTTAAGGAAGCAATACTAGTTTTCGAAATTTGTGGGTGCAAGGCAACACCATTGGTAGAAGACGGTTCAATTATTTCAACAGGTACAGAAATAATGTCAGTTAATGGTTCAGCCAGATCTATTTTAAAAGCTGAACGAACAGCACTGAACATAATAATGCGTATGAGCGGTATTTCAACCAAAACCAGGCAGTTTGTAGATAAACTTGATGACTTGGCGCAGGTGGTTCGCATAGCGTCGACAAGAAAAACGGCCCCAGGATTAAGATACTTTGACAAAAAGGCAGTGATCCTAGGTGGAGGAATTTCACACAGAACAAGAATGGATCAATTGATACTAATAAAAGATAACCACATATCTATTGTGGGATCAGTAAGAAAGGCAATCGAATTAGCAAAAAGAGCATATGGAAATAATAGAATAATAGAATGCGAAGTAGTAGACCAAAATGGCATCTTTGAAGCTATCAGGTCTGGAGCCGACATCGTAATGTTGGACAATTTCACTCCTGAAAGGGTAAGAGGTTCGTTGGAGGAAGTTAAGAAAGCCGGTTTGCGAGATAAAATAATCATAGAGATTTCAGGAGGTATCAACTACGATAACATTTATGATTATGCCTCCTCGCGTCCAGATGTAATTTCCATTGGCTCATTAACTCATTCTGTTGAATCAATAGATTACAGTCTGGAGATTTCCAGCAGATAA
- a CDS encoding Mrp/NBP35 family ATP-binding protein yields MVTVDKVISALKNVKDPELHKDIVSMGMIKDITINDDKLAFTLELTTPACPFNSEIEQDVRNTISSLGIKDLDLKVTARVMEGRTITMDQILPGVKNILAVASGKGGVGKTTVSVNLAVALAKTGAKVGILDADVYGPSVPLMLGLKDVPEVIEGKIQPPVAENVKVMSMGFFYEQSQQAGIYRGPIIAGIVKQFITDVNWGELDYLIIDLPPGTGDAPLTMAQTIPITGILIVTTPQEVAMNVAVKSIGMFNKLNIPIIGVIENMSYLKCPNCDEKIHIFGEGGGLKISEQFKIPFIGEIPLTSQIMKGSDTGTSVLISDPDSEYAQAFNKISKITAGRISVIASELMEQEKSQEQSQEK; encoded by the coding sequence ATGGTTACTGTGGATAAAGTCATTAGTGCTTTAAAAAATGTCAAAGATCCTGAGTTACACAAAGATATAGTATCTATGGGGATGATTAAAGATATTACAATTAATGACGATAAACTTGCTTTTACATTAGAGTTGACTACTCCTGCCTGTCCTTTTAACAGTGAGATCGAACAAGATGTAAGAAATACGATTTCAAGTTTGGGTATCAAAGACCTGGATTTAAAGGTAACAGCCCGTGTTATGGAGGGTCGAACAATAACCATGGATCAAATTCTTCCAGGAGTCAAAAATATCTTGGCCGTAGCAAGCGGAAAAGGAGGTGTAGGTAAAACTACTGTTTCGGTAAACTTGGCCGTTGCTTTGGCAAAGACTGGGGCTAAAGTGGGTATTTTGGACGCTGATGTTTATGGACCAAGTGTGCCATTGATGTTGGGACTTAAGGATGTTCCCGAGGTCATTGAAGGCAAGATTCAGCCTCCAGTTGCTGAGAATGTTAAAGTAATGTCTATGGGATTTTTCTATGAACAGTCTCAGCAGGCTGGAATCTATCGTGGACCGATTATTGCTGGAATAGTCAAACAATTTATTACAGATGTTAATTGGGGTGAGCTGGACTATTTGATCATCGATCTTCCGCCAGGTACAGGAGATGCGCCACTCACTATGGCTCAAACTATTCCAATAACAGGAATTTTAATCGTTACTACCCCACAGGAAGTAGCCATGAATGTGGCAGTCAAATCTATAGGTATGTTCAACAAGTTAAACATTCCAATCATAGGTGTTATCGAAAACATGAGTTACTTAAAGTGCCCTAATTGCGACGAAAAAATCCACATCTTTGGTGAAGGAGGTGGTTTGAAGATAAGCGAGCAATTCAAGATTCCATTTATAGGAGAAATACCTCTTACTTCTCAAATAATGAAAGGCAGTGATACCGGTACATCTGTTCTTATCTCCGATCCCGACTCCGAATATGCCCAAGCATTTAATAAAATATCAAAGATTACCGCTGGAAGAATTAGTGTTATTGCATCAGAACTGATGGAGCAGGAAAAGTCTCAAGAACAATCTCAAGAAAAGTAG